In Candidatus Binataceae bacterium, the DNA window ATCTGTGGAATGATGCGGGTTACCGAAAGCTCAGGTCCGATCTGATCGCCGACCTCTACGACAACCTCCCGCCCGCGCGTGACCCGCTGCTGAAGGTCGAGTCGCCCGTCTAGCACGGTTTCATCGACTTTGCCCTCGTCCGTGATGCAATTCGTTGCACGGCTCGCATCGCGGCCTCTCCCGGGTTGCGGCCTTCGCCCGGTTCCAGCCGCGAACGAAGCGTTGCTCACTCCGCTCACCATGACGGATTGGAGCAGGAGTGAGAGGCTACGCTTGACTCCCTAGACTAATAGTATTAGTAAAATGGCTATGTCGATTAGCCATTCGAAAACCCTTGCCGCCGCGCTCGCGATCGGTGCCCTGTCCGCCGCCGCCCCGCTTGCGGCCGCGTCCACCACACAGTTCCTCGCGGTAGGCGATGGGAAAATCGCCTACGACGATTCGGGTGGCAGCGGACCCACGATCATCTGCGTGCCGGGACTCGGCGACGTGCGCGGGCAGTATCGGTTTCTCGCGCCGCTCCTGGTGAAGGCGCGGTTTCGCGTCGTCACGATGGATTTGCGCGGCACGGGCGAATCGAGTGCGGGCTGGCCGGACTACACTCCCGCCGCCACTGGCGATGATATCGTCGCGATGGTGAAGCATCTCGGTGTCGAGCGCGCATGGGTCGTGGGCAATTCTTTCGCGGGCGCATCGGCAATTTGGGCCGCCGCGTCGGCGCCACAGCAGATTGCGGGGATCGTGCTGATCGATCCGTTCGTGCGCGATACTCCGGTCGGAATCGGCCCGCGCCTCGCGCTCGCGCTCGGGATGCATCGGCCGTGGGGCCCCGCGTTCTGGGTGATGTATTACAAGTCGCTCTACAAGACCGAGCCGCCTGCCGACCTCGACGCGTACGTTACCGCCCTCAAGACGAATCTCAAGGAGCCCGGCAGGTTCGAGGCATTGCAGGCGATGGTCGATGCTCCCAAAGCGCCATGCGAGGCGCGCATCAAAGACGTCC includes these proteins:
- a CDS encoding alpha/beta hydrolase: MSISHSKTLAAALAIGALSAAAPLAAASTTQFLAVGDGKIAYDDSGGSGPTIICVPGLGDVRGQYRFLAPLLVKARFRVVTMDLRGTGESSAGWPDYTPAATGDDIVAMVKHLGVERAWVVGNSFAGASAIWAAASAPQQIAGIVLIDPFVRDTPVGIGPRLALALGMHRPWGPAFWVMYYKSLYKTEPPADLDAYVTALKTNLKEPGRFEALQAMVDAPKAPCEARIKDVHAPALVIMGAADPDFSDPKAEADLVTARLHGQAFMVAGAGHYPHAEMPQAVADEIVAFIRSRNAN